The Diceros bicornis minor isolate mBicDic1 unplaced genomic scaffold, mDicBic1.mat.cur scaffold_112_ctg1, whole genome shotgun sequence sequence taggaataatgtgaggggtctgaatgcaaatcccttttctttgcaaacccaagagattcaaactgcctggaggagtgctctcactgggctcctctgagcgctaaggtctcatggtactgggagggggctctcctgttggtcactggggtctccactccccagttcTACAGaacagctctgttttgactgctttgagtttcaactgggcatggggttctgttgctataaacacttgaaaatctccaatttggCTCAACTTAGTACCTGACACTTAGGGAAGCCGAGTCctaaagcagaactggtgcattaAGGACCCCGGAAGGTttagagaccccctgccgaggcccaggccctgtccccagcatttgctgcctcccaggagttcccagctgactgaggggccaatggcagacatacaagagatcccccatccaccctggtcctcctatggagagaggcctacccaccgggaaacttcccccgtgtgttcttcaggtggcttgtgaaggttttctgcagagcagagttgACAGTGCAGGACgagaagaagttcttcaggatctcgaactcctggggaagggaagagaatgagctgtgaggtggggcactgtagcccagcttgctctagcttcagtacccttctatttaaatctcccctcctggatgagacagatgctcagggactcccagaagggcacatttaggacccaaagagtaacactcacagggagcaggattttagctcaacccagggaaggagccaggtaggaagtgagcatcctctcactgggacctggagttaaagtcagcgggcccctggcaggaaggtcctagggactgtgcaggggcttagaccacacactgcaatcctgggagctgataaatgtggagaggcagttcccaaggcttcagagaggggctccactgggcctcccacagcacacctgggccacctggatccagcgctccaccaccctcaccctgtcctgggctgtcttgctcgggtccccgaggcaggggatgatgacgaagctggccacccttctgacgtggtcgacggtggcctggacgttgggtgtctggtgctcattgccgggcttgttcctcttgccccaggtggagcccagacacGGAGAggacaccaccttctggaagagctcctggagaacagggggagtgtcaccgagccctgccacaccccaggtctgtgcctacagcccccaaagtcccacacaggagtcacagtttagagctggagctcagaaagctcaggatgtggcctgagccttgtgacagtccctggcttttcttctctgtccactgaggacacccagcacaggatgacccaggacccaatactggcagggaagggagaggggcatttgaacccagcccgtgctggctaactccaagctccagatggtggctcaactaggctcatcccaagggggcatcttccaataccctgatcccccctctggtcccactccacattctgatgcacatccccgcgtggcagctacacccacaggccttgtctgtctcccttgtagtggagtacacatcaggcgtctaataagtcctgaggctgttgagactcctgagcagacggttgggccaccagggtccaggctgtacacagtgagcccttccctgcacagatgggccagggcccacccagctttccatctcttctacctcatggagttggcacagtcactctgtgcaacaggtcctcttaatgtccacctccacggtctgcaggtggacagcaaaggcttgggtgttcagaaagttgcccaggtcttatgattggtaaagggtggagcctggatttgggcccagatcataggagtctggatcaggtctggggcaacgatagcagagggaaggcctgccccacaccaccctgaaagcccagctgctcaccgcatccatcatggtaaactgctccaccaccagcttaggagggaaggccatgagattaagcttctcacgctccttaagagccacaggtggagatggacttctcactagaaatgatggtccaggtgactctagCTAAGCAGCTcctactcctgctggagcccatgttggcccttgctccacctccaacactgctggtggaggggacactggctccagtgctagagggggtggtgtcaacggagctggagccagctctacctccaccactgcccactgctcttcttctgccgctggctggagctcagcagctgacgctggagtgggataaaaacaaagattcacccacatagctgactttccatgtgaccttctaaacacaagaaagatcccactcccttccaggaatacccagcctgcagtcccccttaccatctggctctgcctcagtggcctccagaagctcacaccggacaagggtaagagggtcacggcagctcatctcctagccaggcaaggtgacattcatgtacatcccctttagcttcaaAAAGGGACAGCCTGAGTCTGGTCCctccctagttctagtccaacctcatcatctcaagctcctgagtgtggagaccctctgctcctgctctcatctcagagcagcactggaaagtgtgggtggcctcatgtacctgccccttgtctagtgagtttgtggagttgaaaccattgggcagttaCTCGACAACCtaatgagtggagttctgcaaagactgcctgggaactgggccagaagaaatcaggggctgcctgcacactgccactggggccaaccaccaagagaatatctgttcctcagttcaggcacagaggggcatctctgcaaagaactctggtcagggagggaaggagatgaatcctctagTGCTCGGTAACAATATGAGTAGAggtgctcaccttctcatgctgccaggcatggcctgAAGTATGAACATGACCTAGCTgttaggtttccgacacctaacaaccagcacctgctcaggaatgacccgccccttatgtcctgccttctctcctcctcacagacacatgcacacacacacacacacacacaaagaggggcaaggggtgtggggctgatcaggtgggatcacagctgtgccctggcctgcactagcctcccctgggctgccccgtgttacctttcacagcctcctgccagatgcccagaggcgtcaagaattaaggctgagccaacatcgccaactaccaaaaagattctttttctgggattttttgagcccagatcctccaaaagttgggaaacaacaacaaaacatctttgcctgttgactgtctccaatcaagtgaggTGGATGgggcaatgtgggtgcctggttaccagagttctaagatctgttgaggtctatgaccccacgtcatctcttgaactgtacacaatgagaccacatagccctacccacaggtccctggaaacctaactagggacctagttttgaggagacagagatgaatgcagacctctttttccttactatttcttcatcctgggatagtccctgtgcctctcaggtcctccccagtctctaaacctgcaccatgggaatcaagctagaatctacttcctagggacatcacccggtgtatatgagataatatctattacccctgtgggctggtgtcacatgtacctaaggcacaaacttagagatggaagaataacaaggaggggtgggatgtagtacagaacaccactcaaaacaggcctgggctccaagaatgtgatattgggacagtcacttccaacttggcctcattttcaggtcaacaccatgagggggttgcaactaatggaaattcagatattgccatctgtggcataaaaccattcaattgtttcctgttttatggagaatgagaccgaagtgcctcatcttggcctatgaggtgggcagcctccacagtggtacccagtaagccccacccatgttatacacttccccgtggaaccacaaagaggttagtaactggcttctgaacataataagagccaaagtgatgggatgtcttgtctaaattttaactaaaaatgtctctcacttcctcttactccctctctcatgtgccatctctctctctctcactctgtcaaatccctggaagtgaggaatcaaataccggtgtattggggctgcccaatgtggaggcacattgaagagagaagcaagggagtgcctgggccaacagacagaaaggaactcaggctctcaatacaaaatgaattctgaaggctgagagtgaacttgtgggccagtcctcccctagtcgagcctcagttgaggccacagccccaatctgttaaactcactgagacagaggcacccagctaaaacatgcctgattgctgacccacacaaattgtgagattgtcaacatttgttgttttgaaatgcaaggttaggggcaatgaagtcagagagggaaaggtaacgaacacagcctaccaggccctggccctaccttccaccctagctcctgttctcttctcccagcctccctccagttgcattggccacctttctaacctcctctggccaaactcacttctgcctgtgagactcaggaccagtggtgccatctccctgacacactgctcccagacttgtgcaaggctgactccctcttgtcattccggtcccagaaaatgtcaccctagagaggtctttcagaccctcctacccagtgacgcccagccctccctcacagccccctgctgtgtttctctacagcacttgctcttttctttctcatgtctttgcttttgtccat is a genomic window containing:
- the LOC131402485 gene encoding ral-GDS-related protein-like, producing the protein MAFPPKLVVEQFTMMDAELFQKVVSSPCLGSTWGKRNKPGNEHQTPNVQATVDHVRRVASFVIIPCLGDPSKTAQDRVRVVERWIQVAQVCCGRPSGAPL